A window of the Streptomyces griseochromogenes genome harbors these coding sequences:
- a CDS encoding ATP-binding protein, which yields MPETPTDELIGRHDEIRQLDALLEAARESRGGALVLRGEPGIGKSALLRHLDAAATGFLVMRASGAEFETELPFAALHQLLAPVTDRLMALPARHRKALEIAFGLDTGTPDPFLVGVASLGLLVETVRERPLLCVVDDAQWLDRASAKALAFMARRISAESIAFVFAAREPSRLPELDELPGHTLQGLGESDARALLAEAIRAPLDERVRDRILAEARGNPLALVELPRTAGLAGMAGGFAQLDSVPGVIEQSFRSRLELLPPAARLLVTVAAADPIGDPGLLWRAAELLGVDAAAAAESAPLVEFGTRIRFGHPLARSATYHAAAPEERRRAHEALAAATDPVADPDRRAWHRAQASAGPDEQVAAELEASATRARERGGVAAAAAFLERSAALTIGPVQRAERVLAAVQAKLSVGDFDTAAELLTTVRTDDPSQAARADLLRGRLSFVRRRGDEGPTKYLLRAAARLAAIDPAWSRECYLDAIEMGLLLGGLDHVVEAVRKDPPSGESESGAAAVLTGLISLVSDGHRAAGEILRPVVGDADDEVWARRPSLGFMVANELWNIDAMHGIANRAVTAGRESGSFHALPIGLAMQAAVTVHTGDFGAAVELISEEEAIADATGAAPLVYPRLHLAALRGRRKEAVELFASVDHRMSLSVQWATAVLSNGLADYPAALNAAKQAVEYGPVGTAGLALPELVEAAMRCGETETAAAALTSLQERTQAGRHAWGLGVEAYARALVTEDESAYQEAIGLLDDGTLVVYRARAHLLYGEWLRRQGRRRDARSALRLAHESLSDLGVEAFAERAAGELRATGEQARSRTSKASDQLTMQEVHIARLVADGATSKEVAAKLFLSPRTVDAHLRNIFRKLGLTSRRQLRDLPDIR from the coding sequence ATGCCCGAGACCCCCACCGATGAGCTGATCGGTCGTCATGACGAGATACGGCAGCTCGACGCCCTACTCGAAGCGGCGCGGGAGAGCCGGGGCGGCGCCCTGGTCCTGCGCGGTGAGCCGGGCATCGGCAAGAGCGCGCTGCTGCGGCACCTGGACGCGGCCGCGACCGGATTCCTCGTCATGCGGGCGTCCGGCGCGGAGTTCGAGACGGAGCTGCCGTTCGCCGCGCTGCACCAGTTGCTCGCGCCCGTCACCGACCGGCTGATGGCGCTGCCTGCGCGGCACCGCAAGGCCCTGGAGATCGCGTTCGGCCTCGACACCGGCACACCCGATCCGTTCCTGGTCGGCGTCGCGTCGCTGGGCCTTCTGGTGGAGACCGTGCGGGAACGCCCGCTCCTGTGCGTTGTCGACGACGCACAATGGCTGGACCGGGCGTCGGCCAAGGCACTGGCCTTCATGGCCCGCCGGATCTCGGCCGAGTCGATCGCCTTCGTGTTCGCGGCGCGCGAGCCGAGCCGCCTGCCCGAGCTGGACGAGCTGCCCGGCCATACGCTTCAGGGTCTTGGCGAATCGGATGCCCGCGCGCTGCTGGCCGAGGCGATCCGCGCCCCGTTGGACGAGCGGGTGCGCGACCGCATCCTGGCCGAGGCGCGCGGCAATCCCCTCGCGCTGGTGGAGCTTCCCAGGACCGCCGGACTCGCCGGAATGGCGGGCGGTTTCGCCCAGCTCGACTCGGTACCCGGCGTGATCGAGCAGAGCTTCCGGTCCCGGCTGGAGCTCCTGCCCCCGGCGGCCCGGCTGCTGGTGACCGTCGCCGCAGCCGACCCGATCGGTGACCCCGGCCTGCTGTGGCGTGCGGCCGAACTCCTGGGCGTCGACGCGGCTGCCGCCGCGGAGTCCGCCCCGCTGGTCGAGTTCGGCACCCGGATCCGGTTCGGCCACCCCCTCGCCCGTTCGGCCACCTACCACGCCGCGGCACCTGAGGAGCGGCGCAGGGCGCACGAGGCGCTGGCCGCCGCGACCGACCCGGTCGCCGACCCCGACCGGCGGGCCTGGCATCGCGCCCAGGCCAGTGCCGGCCCGGACGAGCAGGTCGCCGCCGAGCTCGAAGCCTCCGCCACCCGTGCCCGCGAACGTGGCGGTGTCGCGGCGGCGGCGGCCTTCCTCGAACGCTCGGCCGCGCTCACCATCGGCCCGGTCCAACGCGCCGAGCGGGTCCTCGCCGCGGTCCAGGCCAAGCTCTCGGTGGGCGACTTCGACACCGCGGCCGAACTGCTCACCACAGTCCGGACCGACGATCCGAGCCAGGCCGCCAGGGCCGACCTGCTCCGCGGCAGGCTGTCGTTCGTCCGCCGCCGGGGGGACGAAGGCCCCACGAAGTACCTCCTGCGTGCCGCCGCCCGGCTGGCGGCGATCGACCCCGCCTGGTCACGGGAGTGCTATCTGGACGCCATCGAGATGGGCCTTCTGCTCGGCGGCCTCGACCACGTGGTGGAGGCCGTCAGGAAGGACCCGCCGTCGGGCGAGTCGGAATCCGGCGCGGCGGCGGTGTTGACCGGCCTGATCAGCCTGGTCAGCGACGGGCATCGGGCGGCGGGGGAGATCCTCAGGCCGGTCGTCGGCGACGCCGACGACGAGGTGTGGGCCAGGCGGCCGTCACTGGGCTTCATGGTGGCCAACGAGCTGTGGAACATCGACGCCATGCACGGCATCGCCAACCGTGCCGTCACGGCCGGCCGGGAGTCGGGCTCCTTCCACGCGCTGCCCATCGGACTGGCCATGCAGGCCGCCGTGACCGTGCACACCGGCGACTTCGGTGCCGCGGTGGAGCTGATCTCCGAGGAGGAGGCGATCGCCGACGCCACCGGCGCGGCGCCGTTGGTCTATCCGCGCCTCCACCTGGCCGCGCTGCGCGGACGGCGCAAGGAGGCCGTCGAACTGTTCGCGTCGGTGGACCACCGGATGAGCCTCAGCGTGCAGTGGGCGACGGCCGTGCTCAGCAACGGCCTGGCCGACTACCCGGCCGCGCTGAATGCGGCGAAGCAAGCGGTCGAGTACGGCCCCGTTGGCACGGCGGGCCTTGCCCTGCCCGAGTTGGTCGAGGCGGCCATGCGGTGCGGCGAGACCGAGACCGCCGCTGCGGCCCTCACGTCCCTGCAAGAGCGCACCCAGGCGGGCCGGCACGCGTGGGGTCTTGGCGTCGAGGCCTATGCGCGGGCCCTGGTGACCGAGGACGAGTCCGCCTACCAGGAGGCGATCGGTCTGCTCGACGACGGCACACTGGTCGTCTACCGCGCCCGGGCACATCTGCTGTACGGGGAGTGGCTGCGCCGCCAGGGCCGAAGGCGTGACGCCCGGTCCGCGCTGCGGCTGGCGCACGAGTCGCTGTCCGACCTCGGCGTGGAGGCGTTCGCCGAGCGTGCCGCCGGCGAGTTGCGCGCCACGGGCGAGCAGGCCCGCAGCCGCACGTCCAAGGCATCGGACCAGCTGACAATGCAGGAGGTGCACATCGCACGCCTGGTCGCCGACGGCGCCACCTCCAAGGAGGTGGCGGCGAAGCTGTTCCTCAGCCCACGGACGGTCGACGCGCACCTGCGCAACATCTTCCGCAAGCTCGGGCTCACCTCACGCAGACAACTACGAGACCTGCCCGACATTCGTTAG
- a CDS encoding YbhB/YbcL family Raf kinase inhibitor-like protein, translating into MSGIELSSTAFDDKTVIPRRYSGEGENISPPLTWSGVPDEATELVLLCEDPDAPGMTFVHWLVTGIDPVTTGAAEGQKPQGGLPWPNGFGRVGWGGPMPPPGHGPHRYFFRLYALSEPLPLHDHPGAEDVHRALKGRELASGTLVGTYQR; encoded by the coding sequence ATGAGCGGAATTGAACTCAGCAGCACCGCGTTCGACGACAAAACGGTGATCCCCCGTCGGTACAGCGGGGAGGGTGAGAACATCTCACCGCCCCTGACCTGGTCGGGGGTGCCCGACGAGGCCACGGAGCTGGTGCTCCTGTGCGAGGACCCGGACGCGCCGGGGATGACCTTCGTGCACTGGCTGGTGACCGGCATCGATCCGGTGACCACCGGGGCGGCGGAGGGCCAGAAGCCCCAGGGGGGCCTGCCGTGGCCCAACGGCTTCGGCCGCGTGGGCTGGGGAGGGCCGATGCCTCCACCGGGGCACGGGCCGCACCGCTACTTCTTCCGCCTGTACGCCCTGTCCGAGCCGCTGCCGCTGCACGACCACCCGGGCGCCGAGGACGTGCACCGTGCCCTGAAGGGCAGGGAGCTGGCCTCCGGCACCCTGGTCGGGACCTATCAGCGCTGA
- a CDS encoding DUF2255 family protein, with protein MTTYMDRAEIVLWVRHADGRWSPRTVWVVVLNGEAYVRSAFGRRSAWYRRVLRHVDTEVEVAGVRLSVTLRPVDDPELVQRVSGAYRAKYGLSWPGPMESMNGPEAAATTMRLTNVGQVS; from the coding sequence ATGACCACTTACATGGATCGCGCGGAGATCGTTTTGTGGGTACGGCATGCGGACGGCCGGTGGTCGCCCAGGACGGTCTGGGTGGTGGTGCTCAACGGGGAGGCGTATGTCCGCTCGGCTTTCGGCCGGCGCAGTGCCTGGTACCGCCGGGTCCTGCGGCATGTGGACACGGAGGTGGAGGTGGCCGGGGTCCGGCTGTCCGTCACCCTCCGACCGGTGGATGACCCCGAGCTCGTCCAGCGCGTCTCCGGTGCCTACCGGGCGAAGTACGGGTTGAGCTGGCCCGGCCCCATGGAGTCGATGAACGGGCCCGAGGCCGCGGCCACCACCATGCGGCTAACGAATGTCGGGCAGGTCTCGTAG
- a CDS encoding carotenoid oxygenase family protein gives MTMPLDKPYISGHFTPVTDEITGRELKVRGTLPPELNGRYFRNGHNPKPGITPTHWFRGEGMIHGVRLTGGRAEWYRNRWVRTPFLDGVPFTGTELEVSAAATNIIFHGGRYLALQEANLPWEVSADLDTIGVHDFGGKLTSAMTAHPKEDPETGELHFFSYSPFPPYLTYYVADASGNIVKSEVIDGSGPSLMHDFAITREHVVFINSPVVFDHAEQSGIPYRWHDDVPLRIGVMPRAGGRTTWFEVADQAALLHVTNAYTDAQGRIVLEAPCFDRSAWESSWKWWVGTPGYGTSPATGSTFYRWIMDPATGKVTTESLNDLVTEFPSINDAHTGSAYRYSYAIAFPGAGLSGYHTVKFDTRTGQEKLLAHSEGRMPGEAVFAPAEGGTAEDDGYLLTIVSDLTADASELLVLDASDLSTVAAVELPRRVPAGIHGHWIPDSELPA, from the coding sequence ATGACCATGCCCCTGGACAAGCCGTACATCAGCGGCCACTTCACCCCCGTCACCGACGAGATCACCGGCCGCGAGCTGAAAGTGCGCGGCACCCTCCCGCCCGAGCTGAACGGCCGCTACTTCCGCAACGGTCACAACCCCAAGCCGGGCATCACCCCCACCCACTGGTTCCGCGGTGAGGGCATGATCCACGGCGTCCGCCTCACGGGCGGCCGGGCCGAGTGGTACCGCAACCGTTGGGTGCGCACCCCGTTCCTGGACGGCGTACCGTTCACCGGAACCGAGCTCGAAGTCAGCGCCGCCGCCACCAACATCATCTTCCATGGAGGCCGCTATCTGGCCCTGCAGGAGGCCAACCTGCCCTGGGAGGTCAGCGCCGACCTCGACACGATCGGCGTCCACGACTTCGGCGGCAAGCTCACCAGCGCGATGACCGCCCACCCCAAAGAGGACCCGGAGACCGGCGAGCTGCACTTCTTCAGCTACAGCCCCTTCCCGCCGTACCTGACCTACTACGTGGCCGACGCCTCCGGCAATATCGTCAAGTCGGAGGTCATCGACGGCTCCGGCCCGTCGCTCATGCACGACTTCGCCATCACTCGCGAGCACGTCGTCTTCATCAACTCGCCGGTGGTCTTCGACCACGCCGAGCAGTCCGGCATCCCCTACCGCTGGCACGACGACGTCCCGCTGCGCATCGGCGTGATGCCGCGCGCCGGGGGCAGGACCACCTGGTTCGAGGTGGCCGACCAGGCGGCGCTGTTGCACGTCACCAACGCCTACACCGACGCGCAGGGCCGGATCGTCCTCGAAGCACCATGCTTCGACCGTTCCGCCTGGGAGAGCTCGTGGAAGTGGTGGGTCGGCACTCCCGGCTACGGCACCAGCCCCGCCACGGGCTCGACCTTCTACCGGTGGATCATGGACCCGGCCACGGGCAAGGTCACCACTGAGTCTCTCAACGACCTGGTCACCGAATTCCCGTCGATCAACGACGCCCACACCGGTTCGGCCTACCGCTACAGCTACGCCATCGCCTTCCCCGGCGCGGGCCTGTCGGGCTACCACACCGTCAAGTTCGACACGCGTACCGGCCAGGAGAAGCTGCTCGCGCACAGCGAAGGCCGGATGCCCGGCGAGGCCGTCTTCGCGCCCGCCGAGGGCGGGACCGCCGAGGACGACGGCTACCTGCTCACCATCGTCAGCGACCTCACGGCCGACGCCTCGGAGCTGCTCGTCCTGGACGCGAGCGACCTGAGCACCGTGGCCGCCGTCGAACTCCCCCGCAGGGTGCCCGCCGGTATCCACGGCCACTGGATCCCCGATTCCGAACTGCCTGCCTGA
- a CDS encoding nucleoside-triphosphatase translates to MPTRILLEGRPGAGKTTALRRLAALLPTHAATGFTTEEIRQSGARVGFALETLAGRREVLAHVDLPGPPRVGKYGVDPGVMERLALPSLRPTATGEATGRLVLIDELGRMELACTAFRHAVDALFVAEVDVVATVHTHRDPFTDALKRRADIEVVQLTPANRDVLPRELAARLQQPRTHGRPPSHG, encoded by the coding sequence GTGCCGACAAGGATCCTGCTCGAGGGCCGTCCTGGCGCGGGAAAGACGACCGCCCTGCGTCGGCTCGCCGCGCTGCTGCCCACCCACGCGGCCACCGGCTTCACCACGGAGGAGATCCGGCAATCCGGCGCCCGCGTCGGTTTCGCCCTGGAGACCCTGGCAGGCCGACGGGAAGTGCTCGCCCATGTCGACCTGCCCGGTCCGCCACGGGTAGGGAAATACGGCGTCGACCCGGGCGTCATGGAACGACTGGCGCTGCCGTCGCTTCGGCCGACAGCGACCGGGGAGGCAACAGGACGGCTGGTGCTCATCGACGAGCTGGGGCGGATGGAACTGGCGTGCACGGCGTTCCGACACGCGGTCGACGCGCTGTTCGTCGCAGAGGTCGACGTCGTCGCCACGGTCCACACGCACCGCGATCCGTTCACCGACGCCCTCAAGCGGCGCGCCGACATCGAGGTCGTCCAGCTCACTCCGGCAAACCGGGACGTCCTGCCGAGGGAGCTCGCGGCCCGGCTGCAGCAGCCCCGGACGCACGGAAGGCCCCCCTCTCATGGATGA
- a CDS encoding MFS transporter — protein sequence MTRTARQPTATGWIPLAVLATAQFLVVLSTSIVNVALPQIRAGLDLSDTGQAWTVNAYVLVFGALLLPGGRAGDVYGLRRVFLLGIGLFALSSLGAALAPTAIVLIACRAVQGIGAALQAPTALALVLTIYPDRERRGTALGVWGAVSGAGGAAGVLLGGLLTSLYGWRAVFVVMMPLALAVLVATRLLVGADRPRGGSLDGPGAVTVTAGLVALTYGLSGPWPLAVIGLALLGLFVVLQRRAAEPLLPTRMSVVAVPNVLMALLGAVWLGLFYFLPLYQQRTLGYSPLEAGLTQLPLALMITLSSWATGKVSGRHVLPVGLLVLAAGLAWLSRTPADGTFPVDLLGPTLLIGIGLGVAFVRLTAMSSTGVPAADNGLAGGLVNATRQIGGAIGLSFLPLLPSSGAAFLACAALTLLISALSTRKA from the coding sequence ATGACCCGCACCGCAAGGCAACCGACCGCCACCGGCTGGATACCGCTGGCGGTTCTGGCCACTGCCCAGTTCCTGGTTGTGCTGAGCACTTCGATCGTGAACGTCGCCCTGCCCCAGATCCGGGCCGGGCTCGATCTGTCGGACACGGGCCAGGCGTGGACGGTCAACGCCTACGTACTGGTCTTCGGCGCGCTGTTGCTGCCGGGCGGGCGCGCAGGCGACGTATACGGCCTTCGCCGCGTGTTTCTGCTCGGCATCGGCCTGTTCGCTCTCTCCTCCCTGGGCGCGGCACTGGCACCCACGGCGATCGTGCTGATCGCTTGCAGGGCAGTGCAGGGAATCGGCGCCGCGCTGCAGGCGCCCACGGCGCTGGCCCTCGTGCTGACGATCTATCCCGACAGGGAGCGGCGTGGCACCGCGCTCGGAGTGTGGGGCGCGGTCTCCGGTGCCGGCGGGGCGGCGGGCGTGCTGCTGGGTGGGCTGCTCACCAGTCTGTACGGCTGGCGTGCGGTGTTCGTCGTGATGATGCCCCTCGCCTTGGCCGTCCTGGTGGCCACCCGGCTGCTGGTCGGGGCCGACCGGCCGCGTGGCGGAAGCCTGGACGGGCCGGGCGCAGTGACGGTGACGGCGGGGCTGGTCGCACTCACCTACGGCCTGTCAGGCCCTTGGCCGCTCGCCGTGATCGGTCTGGCGCTGCTCGGCCTGTTCGTGGTGCTCCAGCGCCGCGCCGCCGAACCGCTGCTGCCGACGCGCATGAGCGTGGTGGCGGTGCCCAACGTGCTGATGGCCCTGCTGGGCGCGGTCTGGCTCGGCCTGTTCTACTTCCTGCCCCTCTACCAGCAACGCACCCTTGGCTACTCGCCCTTGGAGGCCGGGCTGACCCAGCTTCCTCTCGCCCTCATGATCACCCTCTCGTCGTGGGCCACCGGCAAGGTCTCCGGCCGCCATGTGCTCCCCGTGGGCCTGCTGGTCCTCGCGGCCGGACTGGCCTGGCTGTCCCGAACCCCGGCCGACGGCACCTTCCCTGTGGATCTGCTCGGCCCGACGCTCCTCATCGGCATCGGGCTGGGGGTGGCCTTCGTCCGGCTCACCGCGATGTCCTCCACGGGCGTCCCAGCTGCCGACAACGGCCTGGCCGGCGGGCTGGTCAACGCCACCCGGCAGATCGGCGGAGCCATCGGCCTGTCCTTCCTGCCCCTTCTCCCCTCCTCCGGCGCGGCCTTTCTGGCCTGCGCCGCCCTGACCTTGCTCATCTCGGCTCTCTCAACACGAAAGGCATGA
- a CDS encoding protein-L-isoaspartate(D-aspartate) O-methyltransferase, which yields MAHEGTPEDLVRAAHAAGVTDTRLLEAVRSIPRAEFVPADEVASAYRDTPVPLPHGQVTTQPSLVAMMVSALGLTGDEQVLEVGTGYGWQTALLARLAAYVVSVERWPDLVDEARLRLAGQGVGNAEVVLGDGTLGMPTRAPYDAVIVCAAFPRVPEPLVDQLRTGGRLVQPIGQGGQERVELYERRAHNLVHRRTVTAARFVRLYGAHGYDQR from the coding sequence ATGGCCCATGAAGGGACCCCCGAGGACCTGGTCCGCGCGGCCCACGCCGCGGGCGTGACCGACACCCGTCTCCTGGAGGCCGTACGGAGCATCCCCCGGGCGGAATTCGTCCCCGCGGACGAGGTGGCATCCGCGTACCGGGACACACCCGTTCCGCTCCCCCACGGGCAGGTGACCACCCAGCCCTCGCTGGTCGCCATGATGGTCTCCGCTCTCGGCCTCACCGGAGACGAACAGGTCCTGGAGGTCGGGACCGGTTACGGCTGGCAGACCGCGCTGCTGGCCCGCTTGGCCGCGTACGTCGTCAGCGTCGAGCGCTGGCCCGATCTGGTCGACGAGGCCCGCCTGCGGCTGGCCGGGCAGGGCGTCGGCAATGCCGAGGTCGTACTCGGCGACGGGACCCTCGGGATGCCGACCCGTGCCCCGTACGACGCCGTCATCGTCTGCGCGGCCTTCCCGCGAGTGCCTGAGCCGCTCGTGGATCAGCTCCGCACCGGTGGCCGGCTCGTCCAGCCGATCGGGCAGGGCGGGCAGGAGCGCGTCGAGCTGTACGAGCGGCGGGCCCACAACCTGGTGCACCGCAGGACGGTCACCGCGGCCCGGTTCGTCCGGCTGTACGGTGCCCATGGCTACGACCAGCGGTGA